A window of the Lactuca sativa cultivar Salinas chromosome 7, Lsat_Salinas_v11, whole genome shotgun sequence genome harbors these coding sequences:
- the LOC128127254 gene encoding dolichyl-diphosphooligosaccharide--protein glycosyltransferase subunit STT3A-like, whose translation MIIKSPLLSPLPSQNLTIPESMQLAVGNVLGAVFDGQNDENGSASNAQITQITKMPLVLPVEASIFALFLIVLLGAFYVVHSVWVAAEAYSAPSIVLTSHSHDGLHVFDDFKEAYAWLSHNTEVDDKVSFYYFKI comes from the exons ATGATCATTAAGAGCCCTCTTCTTTCCCCACTGCCTTCTCAG AATTTAACCATACCAGAAAGCATGCAACTTGCTGTGGGGAATGTTTTGGGAGCTGTTTTTGATGGTCAAAATGATGAGAATGGGAGTGCTTCTAATGCTCAAATTAcccaaattacaaaaatgcccCTGGTTTTGCCTGTTGAGGCATCCATCTTTGCTCTTTTCTTGATTGTCTTGCTCGGTGCCTTCTATGTT GTCCATAGTGTTTGGGTTGCAGCAGAGGCGTATTCGGCTCCTTCAATTGTGCTTACATCTCATTCCCATGATGGACTTCATGTTTTTGATGATTTCAAAGAGGCCTATGCATGGTTAAGCCATAACACAGAAGTAGATGACAAGGTAagcttctattatttcaaaatttaa